The Streptomyces sp. V3I7 genome segment GCGTCGGACTCGCCGGATTCGGAAGGCCCGGCGGACTCGGCCGGCCCGGCCGGCTCAGGAAAAGAGTCCTGATGCGTCTCGACGTCGTCACGATCTTCCCCGAGTACCTGGAGCCGCTGAACGTCTCCCTCGTCGGCAAGGCCCGCGCGCGCGGGCAGCTCGACGTACGCCTGCACGACCTGCGCTCGTGGACGTACGACCGGCACAACACGGTCGACGACACCCCGTACGGCGGCGGCCCCGGCATGGTCATGAAGACCGATCCCTGGGGCGACGCGCTCGACTCCGTCCTCGCCGACGGCTACGAGTCGGGCGCGCACGCCCCCGCCCTGATCGTCCCCACGCCCAGCGGCCGCCCCTTCACCCAGGAGCTGGCCGTCGAGCTGTCCGAGCGGCCCTGGCTGATCTTCACACCGGCCCGCTACGAGGGCATCGACCGACGGGTCATGGACGAGTACGCCACCCGCATACCGGTGTACGAGGTCTCCATCGGCGACTACGTCCTCGCCGGCGGCGAGGCGGCCGTCCTCGTCATGACGGAGGCCGTGGCCCGGCTGCTGCCCGGCGTCCTGGGCAACGCCGAGTCCCACCGGGACGACTCCTTCGCGCCCGGCGCGATGGCGAGCCTCCTGGAGGGCCCCGTCTACACCAAGCCGCCCCGGTGGCGCGGCCGGGACATCCCCGAGGTGCTGCTCAGCGGCCACCACGGGAAGATCGCCCGCTGGCGCCGCGACGAGGCGCTGCGGCGGACGACCGCCAACCGGCCCGACCTGATCGAGCGCTGCGACCCCAAGGCGTTCGACAAGAAGGACCGCGAGATGCTCTCCATCCTGGGCTGGGCGCCGGATCCCGAGGGGGAACCGTACGGCCGATTTTGGCGCAGGCAAGAGGGCATGGAAGAATAGGGCGCTGTTGTGCGTCCGTCCGGTGTGCGCCCCTGCCACAGGGGGACACGACGCCCGCTCCGACGCGCGCGGCACTCCTTTGGAACTACTTCCCGTTGATGACCTGTGGCATCAGCGAAGAAAGCAGACAGCATGTCTCACCTGCTCGACTCCGTCGACGCCTCGTCGCTGCGCAGCGACGTCCCGGCCTTCCGCCCGGGTGACACCGTCAACGTCCACGTCCGCGTCATCGAGGGCAACCGCTCCCGTGTGCAGCAGTTCAAGGGCGTTGTGATCCGCCGCCAGGGCGCCGGTGTCCGCGAGACCTTCACGGTCCGCAAGGTCTCGTTCTCCGTCGGCGTCGAGCGCACCTTCCCGGTGCACACCCCGATCGTCGAGAAGATCGAGCTCGTCACCCGCGGTGACGTGCGTCGCGCCAAGCTGTACTACCTGCGCGAGCTGCGCGGCAAGGCCGCGAAGATCAAGGAGAAGCGCGACAGCTGAGCGCCTTCCGGGGTTCACAGACGGGCCGGATAGCATCTGGCCCCGATGGACACCGAAGCACAGCCGACGGAACGCGACCGCTCCTCCCGCCCCGAGTCAGGGGCCGTGGAGGGACGGTCGCGTTTCGCGTTGCCGGGGCACCTCGCCGAGTGGCTGCCCGGCGGCCGGCTCACCCTCACCGCGTTCGCCTGCCTGCTGTTCGTGCTGCTCCTCAGCATGTTCGTGGCGCAGCCCTTCCAGATCCCGAGCGGCTCCATGGAGCAGGGATTGAGGATCGGCGACCGTGTTCTCGTAAACAAGTTGGCGTACCGTTTCGATGCCGAACCGCGGCGCGGCGATGTCGTGGTGTTCGACGGCACCGGCTATTTCGGGCACGCGGACTACATCAAGCGCGTTGTGGGTGTGGGGGGAGACCACGTGGTCTGCTGCGACAGGGAGGGGAGGATCGAAGTGAACGGCCGGTCTGTCGACGAGTCGGCGTTCCTGTATCCCGGAGACGGCCCGTCCACCGTGCGCTTCGACGTCGCGGTGCCCCGCGGCAGACTCTTCGTCCTCGGCGACCACCGGTCCGACTCCAGCGACTCCCGCGACCACCTGGGCTCGCCGGGCGGCGGCATGATCCCCGTCGCCGACGTGATCGGGCGGGCCGACTGG includes the following:
- the trmD gene encoding tRNA (guanosine(37)-N1)-methyltransferase TrmD, with the translated sequence MRLDVVTIFPEYLEPLNVSLVGKARARGQLDVRLHDLRSWTYDRHNTVDDTPYGGGPGMVMKTDPWGDALDSVLADGYESGAHAPALIVPTPSGRPFTQELAVELSERPWLIFTPARYEGIDRRVMDEYATRIPVYEVSIGDYVLAGGEAAVLVMTEAVARLLPGVLGNAESHRDDSFAPGAMASLLEGPVYTKPPRWRGRDIPEVLLSGHHGKIARWRRDEALRRTTANRPDLIERCDPKAFDKKDREMLSILGWAPDPEGEPYGRFWRRQEGMEE
- the rplS gene encoding 50S ribosomal protein L19, whose product is MSHLLDSVDASSLRSDVPAFRPGDTVNVHVRVIEGNRSRVQQFKGVVIRRQGAGVRETFTVRKVSFSVGVERTFPVHTPIVEKIELVTRGDVRRAKLYYLRELRGKAAKIKEKRDS
- the lepB gene encoding signal peptidase I; this encodes MDTEAQPTERDRSSRPESGAVEGRSRFALPGHLAEWLPGGRLTLTAFACLLFVLLLSMFVAQPFQIPSGSMEQGLRIGDRVLVNKLAYRFDAEPRRGDVVVFDGTGYFGHADYIKRVVGVGGDHVVCCDREGRIEVNGRSVDESAFLYPGDGPSTVRFDVAVPRGRLFVLGDHRSDSSDSRDHLGSPGGGMIPVADVIGRADWIVWPSAHWTHLHRPAAYARVPSSEATGAIRGRGTERAEARRAEHGRSLGPGWSAPETKRSNTADGAHG